One stretch of Acidobacteriota bacterium DNA includes these proteins:
- a CDS encoding energy transducer TonB, which translates to MSKLTANTPAPTKSVGHVSVQLDHLHPRPVQFSFETQAPRMSGSLGFSFAFHTIIVAALLYVALAPGPPVDLRNPASVIDVVYLQQPGPGGGGGGGGNRTIQPPLKKVVVPKQKKPEIQPTLMPENVVPMPDFLVPAKSLDESAPVNVGGSGTGGGSGTGTGTGIGGGSGSGIGDGWGGGTGGGAYRPGSGIENPVLKTEVKPRYTAEAMRAKIQGVVYLDCVVKADGTVGECGVVRSLDSTFGLDQEAVKAARQWRFTPGKRLGQPVAVLVTIELRFNLY; encoded by the coding sequence ATGTCCAAGCTGACGGCCAACACTCCGGCACCGACGAAGTCGGTCGGCCATGTGTCCGTGCAACTGGACCATCTGCACCCCCGACCGGTTCAGTTTTCGTTCGAGACCCAGGCTCCCCGCATGAGCGGATCTCTGGGGTTTTCGTTCGCTTTCCACACCATCATCGTCGCTGCGCTTCTGTACGTCGCTCTCGCGCCGGGGCCTCCCGTAGACCTCCGGAACCCTGCGTCTGTGATCGATGTGGTCTATCTCCAGCAGCCGGGGCCTGGCGGGGGTGGCGGAGGTGGCGGAAACCGAACGATCCAGCCGCCTCTCAAGAAGGTGGTGGTGCCGAAGCAGAAGAAGCCCGAGATTCAGCCCACCTTGATGCCGGAGAATGTCGTTCCGATGCCGGACTTCCTCGTGCCGGCCAAGTCCCTTGACGAGTCGGCTCCTGTCAACGTGGGAGGCAGCGGAACCGGCGGAGGCTCGGGGACTGGAACTGGGACGGGAATCGGCGGCGGTTCCGGATCGGGAATCGGAGACGGATGGGGCGGCGGCACCGGTGGCGGCGCGTACCGGCCCGGCAGCGGCATCGAGAATCCGGTTCTGAAGACGGAAGTCAAGCCGCGGTACACAGCCGAGGCGATGCGCGCCAAGATCCAGGGCGTGGTCTACCTGGACTGCGTGGTCAAAGCGGACGGGACGGTGGGGGAGTGCGGCGTCGTCCGTTCGCTCGACTCGACCTTCGGTCTCGATCAAGAGGCGGTCAAGGCGGCGCGCCAGTGGCGATTTACGCCGGGCAAGCGGTTGGGGCAGCCGGTGGCCGTGCTGGTCACCATCGAGCTCAGGTTCAATCTCTACTGA